A DNA window from Salvelinus fontinalis isolate EN_2023a chromosome 28, ASM2944872v1, whole genome shotgun sequence contains the following coding sequences:
- the LOC129825831 gene encoding C-X-C motif chemokine 11-1-like, whose protein sequence is MTNTMTSTVLISFLACLLLVNVEGQVGHSKARCLCLNGMVNHVKPLLIEKLEVYTSSHSCRNMEIIVTLKNRKGKKCLNPEAPFAKKTIEKIMKNQRSVQ, encoded by the exons ATGACCAACACGATGACATCAACGGTTCTCATCAGCTTCCTGGCCTGTCTGCTCCTGGTCAATGTTGAAG GCCAGGTGGGTCATTCTAAAGCTCGGTGCCTGTGTCTGAATGGAATGGTGAACCACGTTAAACCTCTTCTCATTGAGAAGCTTGAGGTGTACACCTCCAGCCACTCCTGCCGGAACATGGAGATCAT TGTCACTCTGAAGAACAGAAAAGGGAAGAAGTGTCTGAATCCAGAGGCTCCATTTGCCAAGAAAACCATTgagaaaataatgaaaaaccaaaG GAGTGTGCAGTAA